One genomic region from Marinobacter szutsaonensis encodes:
- a CDS encoding response regulator transcription factor — translation MRLLLVEDDRLLADGLTRQLEKAGFSVDTTSMAREAIVLGEQEDYRAVVLDLGLPDGSGLDVLRKWRANQINLPVLILTARGDWQDKVNGLKAGADDYLAKPFQTEELIARLNAIVRRSEGRVHSVVKVGRFELDENRQSLKLADGTEHTLTGTEFRLLRCLMSRPRHVFSKEQLMEQLYNLNDSPSENVIEAYIRRLRKLVGPDTIATRRGQGYLFNDTV, via the coding sequence ATGCGCCTACTGCTTGTTGAAGATGACCGCCTGCTGGCCGATGGGCTGACCCGCCAGCTTGAAAAAGCGGGCTTCAGTGTGGATACCACCTCCATGGCTCGGGAGGCTATTGTGCTGGGAGAGCAGGAAGACTACCGGGCAGTGGTTCTGGATCTTGGCTTGCCCGACGGAAGCGGTCTGGATGTATTGAGGAAATGGCGGGCGAATCAGATCAACCTACCGGTTCTGATTCTGACAGCCAGAGGCGACTGGCAGGACAAGGTAAATGGCCTGAAGGCCGGCGCGGACGACTACCTGGCCAAACCCTTCCAGACCGAAGAGCTGATCGCCCGCCTCAACGCCATTGTCCGGCGCAGTGAAGGCAGGGTTCACTCGGTGGTGAAAGTGGGCCGGTTCGAGCTGGATGAGAATCGCCAGAGCCTGAAACTGGCCGATGGCACCGAGCATACCCTGACCGGCACCGAGTTCCGCCTGCTCCGCTGCCTGATGAGCCGTCCCCGGCATGTGTTTTCCAAGGAACAGCTGATGGAGCAACTCTATAACCTTAACGACAGCCCCAGCGAGAATGTGATCGAGGCTTACATCCGGCGCCTGAGGAAACTGGTGGGCCCGGACACCATCGCAACACGACGGGGCCAGGGTTATCTGTTCAATGACACTGTTTAA
- a CDS encoding phosphoketolase family protein → MQAEEGNAEPGPLLPDELRRMDAYWRAANYLSVGQIYLRDNPLLTEPLTLEHVKARLLGHWGTTPGLNFIYVHLNRVIRAQDLNIIYITGPGHGGPGMVANTWLEGSYSELYPNIPQNAEGMRRLFRQFSFPGGIPSHVAPETPGSIHEGGELGYSLSHAFGAVFDNPELIAACVVGDGEAETGPLATAWHSSKFLNPAQDGAVLPILHLNGYKIANPTLLARIPREELESLFIGYGYRPYFVEGDEPARVHQRMAATLDTAMAEIRAIQHEARTRGAAGRPRWPMIILRTPKGWTGPKEVDGLKSEGTWRSHQVPLSALAGKPEHLALLEDWMKSYRPEELFDPNGALKPELAALAPKGERRMGANPHANGGLLLRDLQLPDFREFAVAVTSPGTEQAESTRVMGTYLRDVMQLNNETRNFRVMGPDETNSNRLGALFEVVDRAWMAETLPGDDHLAPDGRVMEILSEHTCQGWLEGYLLTGRHGLFSCYEAFIHIIDSMFNQHAKWLKVAGKEVPWRRPIASLNYLLTSHVWRQDHNGFSHQDPGFIDHVVNKKADVIRVYLPPDANTLLCVTDNCLRSRNFVNVIVAGKQLEPQWLGMDAAIKHCTAGIGIWEWASNDEGSEPDVVMACAGDVPTLEILAAVDILRHHLPTLRVRVINVVDLMTLQDQAEHPHGLSHKDFDTLFTTNKPIIFAYHGYPWLIHRLTYRRTNHKNLHVRGYKEEGTTTTPFDMVVRNDMDRFHLAADVIDRVPQLGARAAYLKQWLRDRLIEHQHYIIEHGVDMPEVTQWQWGTPAG, encoded by the coding sequence ATGCAAGCCGAAGAAGGCAACGCCGAACCGGGCCCGCTGCTGCCAGACGAACTCCGCAGAATGGACGCCTACTGGCGGGCCGCCAACTACCTCTCGGTGGGGCAAATCTATCTGCGCGACAACCCGCTGCTCACCGAGCCACTGACTCTGGAGCACGTCAAGGCGCGACTGCTGGGGCATTGGGGGACCACTCCGGGGCTGAACTTCATCTACGTACACCTGAACCGGGTGATCAGAGCGCAGGATCTGAACATCATTTATATCACCGGCCCGGGACACGGAGGGCCGGGCATGGTTGCCAATACCTGGTTGGAAGGCAGCTACAGCGAGCTTTATCCGAACATTCCGCAGAACGCAGAGGGCATGCGTCGGTTATTCCGGCAGTTCTCGTTTCCCGGTGGCATACCGAGCCACGTGGCGCCGGAAACCCCGGGCTCCATCCACGAAGGGGGCGAGCTCGGTTACTCGCTGTCCCACGCCTTTGGCGCGGTATTCGACAATCCGGAGCTCATTGCCGCCTGTGTGGTCGGTGACGGCGAGGCCGAAACCGGCCCGCTCGCCACCGCCTGGCACTCCAGCAAGTTCCTCAATCCAGCCCAGGACGGCGCGGTATTGCCCATTCTGCATCTGAATGGCTACAAGATCGCCAACCCCACCTTGCTGGCACGCATTCCCCGTGAGGAGCTGGAGAGTCTGTTCATTGGCTACGGCTACCGTCCTTATTTCGTTGAGGGCGACGAACCCGCGCGAGTGCACCAGCGTATGGCGGCGACTCTGGATACGGCAATGGCCGAGATCCGGGCCATCCAGCACGAAGCACGCACCAGGGGCGCCGCCGGACGTCCGCGATGGCCAATGATTATCCTCCGAACCCCAAAGGGCTGGACCGGCCCGAAAGAAGTGGATGGCCTGAAGAGTGAGGGGACCTGGCGTTCTCATCAGGTACCTCTTTCAGCGCTGGCGGGCAAGCCTGAGCACCTGGCCCTGCTTGAAGACTGGATGAAAAGCTACCGCCCTGAAGAGCTGTTCGACCCGAATGGGGCCCTGAAACCGGAGCTGGCAGCTCTGGCTCCGAAAGGGGAACGGCGCATGGGCGCCAACCCGCACGCCAACGGCGGGCTGCTGCTAAGAGATCTGCAACTGCCCGACTTTCGCGAATTTGCCGTTGCAGTCACCAGTCCCGGCACGGAACAGGCGGAATCGACTCGGGTTATGGGTACCTATCTGCGCGACGTGATGCAACTGAATAACGAGACGCGGAATTTTCGTGTTATGGGCCCGGATGAGACCAACTCTAATCGCCTTGGCGCGCTGTTCGAGGTGGTGGACCGCGCCTGGATGGCCGAGACCCTGCCGGGAGACGATCACCTGGCCCCGGACGGCCGGGTCATGGAGATCCTCTCCGAGCACACCTGCCAGGGCTGGTTGGAGGGGTATCTCCTGACAGGCAGGCACGGACTGTTTTCCTGCTACGAGGCCTTTATTCACATCATCGACTCCATGTTCAACCAGCATGCCAAGTGGCTCAAGGTTGCCGGTAAAGAGGTCCCCTGGCGCCGCCCCATTGCCTCACTCAACTATCTGCTGACCTCCCACGTCTGGCGCCAGGACCACAACGGCTTCTCGCACCAGGATCCCGGCTTTATAGACCATGTGGTGAACAAGAAAGCCGACGTTATTCGCGTCTACCTGCCGCCCGATGCCAACACGCTGCTGTGCGTAACCGACAACTGCCTGCGCTCGCGGAACTTCGTGAATGTTATCGTGGCGGGCAAGCAGCTGGAGCCACAGTGGCTTGGCATGGACGCGGCCATCAAGCACTGTACCGCGGGTATTGGCATCTGGGAGTGGGCCAGCAACGACGAAGGCAGCGAGCCGGATGTTGTCATGGCGTGCGCCGGCGACGTGCCGACACTGGAGATCCTGGCGGCGGTGGACATCCTGCGCCATCACCTGCCCACTCTCAGGGTGCGAGTGATCAATGTGGTGGATCTCATGACCCTGCAGGACCAGGCGGAACACCCCCACGGTCTGTCTCACAAAGACTTCGATACCCTGTTCACCACCAACAAACCGATTATCTTTGCCTACCACGGGTATCCCTGGCTGATCCATCGCCTGACCTACCGGCGCACCAACCATAAAAATCTCCATGTACGTGGCTACAAGGAGGAAGGCACCACCACCACGCCTTTCGACATGGTGGTGCGCAACGACATGGACCGTTTCCACCTGGCGGCAGACGTTATCGATCGGGTTCCGCAGTTGGGGGCTCGGGCCGCCTATCTCAAACAGTGGCTGCGGGACCGGCTCATTGAGCACCAGCACTACATCATCGAACACGGGGTGGATATGCCGGAAGTAACACAATGGCAATGGGGAACACCGGCCGGCTGA
- a CDS encoding DUF411 domain-containing protein — translation MKTTKPALYTGVAAIVLAAGATTLAIQTGEPPAASADLAATAAPETAITIYKSPSCGCCQSWVEHLEANGFRTNTIDTNNINEVKQAHGVPREMASCHTALVGDLVVEGHVPAGDIRAFLENPRFNTVGLSVPGMVQGSPGMETGQKDNYQVIAFRANGQHSVFREHRDY, via the coding sequence ATGAAGACCACAAAACCTGCCCTGTACACTGGCGTGGCTGCCATCGTCCTTGCAGCCGGCGCCACCACGCTGGCGATCCAGACCGGCGAACCCCCGGCGGCGTCGGCTGACCTCGCCGCCACTGCCGCGCCTGAAACGGCCATCACCATCTACAAGAGTCCCAGCTGCGGCTGCTGCCAATCCTGGGTCGAGCACCTTGAAGCCAATGGTTTCCGGACCAACACCATCGATACCAACAACATCAATGAGGTCAAGCAGGCTCACGGTGTGCCTCGCGAGATGGCGTCGTGCCACACCGCGTTGGTCGGGGATCTGGTGGTTGAGGGCCATGTGCCGGCCGGCGATATCCGGGCATTTCTGGAAAATCCCCGGTTCAATACGGTAGGGCTTTCAGTCCCTGGTATGGTTCAGGGCAGTCCCGGAATGGAAACCGGTCAGAAGGACAATTACCAGGTGATTGCCTTCCGTGCCAACGGACAACACAGCGTATTCCGCGAACACAGGGACTACTGA
- a CDS encoding APC family permease: MGSEQDRTSHYQEGSLTLPGTVMLGTGVMIGAGIFALTGQMAQMTGVLFPLAFLAAAVIVAFSAYSYIKISNAWPSAGGIGMYLHKAYGNRLPTAFNALLMYFSMVIAQSFLARTFGSYTMQLFGGDESGRMVPILGVSLILVAFLINLLGNRMIQGVASFIGILKIGGILIFGLVGVWIADSISVDFSRPGEAGTVGNFLGATALGILAFKGFTTITNSGSEVKDPHRNVGRAIVISIAACVVIYTLVGFAVASNLSLAEIIETRDYSLAAAAHPALGDYGVWFTVAIAMMATAGGILASIFAVSRMLAMLTEMKLVPHSHFGMPGTIQKHTLVYTVVLGLVLTAFFDLSRIAALGIVFYLIMDIAIHWGVLRYLRTDVKARAWVPATAIVLDMLALGGFVWVKLSTDPFVIGVAVATMAVIAMAEKVFLKRSARTREPEHEGTHVHHHQ, encoded by the coding sequence ATGGGCAGTGAACAGGACAGAACCTCCCACTATCAGGAGGGAAGTCTCACTCTTCCGGGGACCGTGATGCTGGGGACCGGCGTCATGATTGGCGCCGGTATCTTTGCACTGACTGGCCAGATGGCCCAGATGACAGGTGTGCTGTTCCCTCTGGCTTTTCTGGCCGCAGCCGTCATCGTGGCCTTCAGTGCTTACTCCTATATCAAGATCTCCAATGCCTGGCCATCCGCCGGAGGCATTGGAATGTATCTGCACAAGGCCTACGGGAACCGATTGCCCACGGCATTCAACGCCTTGCTGATGTATTTCTCGATGGTGATCGCCCAGAGTTTTCTGGCGCGTACTTTCGGTTCCTACACCATGCAGCTGTTCGGTGGCGACGAGAGCGGGCGCATGGTTCCCATTCTCGGTGTATCACTGATCCTGGTGGCTTTTCTGATCAACCTGCTGGGTAACCGGATGATCCAGGGGGTGGCCTCCTTCATTGGCATTCTGAAAATCGGGGGGATACTGATTTTCGGGCTGGTGGGTGTCTGGATCGCAGACAGCATTTCGGTGGATTTCTCGAGACCGGGAGAGGCGGGAACCGTTGGTAATTTCCTGGGTGCCACCGCGCTCGGGATACTGGCCTTCAAGGGTTTCACCACCATCACCAACAGTGGCTCCGAGGTAAAAGATCCGCACCGGAATGTGGGGCGTGCTATTGTCATTTCCATTGCAGCGTGTGTGGTCATCTACACCCTGGTTGGCTTTGCCGTCGCCAGCAATCTTTCACTGGCTGAAATCATTGAGACGCGGGACTACTCCCTTGCCGCTGCCGCACATCCCGCCCTGGGAGATTATGGCGTCTGGTTCACGGTTGCCATTGCCATGATGGCCACGGCCGGTGGCATTCTGGCCAGTATCTTTGCCGTCTCGCGCATGTTGGCCATGCTGACGGAGATGAAGCTGGTGCCCCACAGCCATTTCGGTATGCCGGGAACCATCCAGAAGCACACGCTGGTCTACACTGTGGTCCTGGGGCTGGTCCTCACGGCCTTTTTTGACCTGTCCCGTATTGCCGCCCTGGGGATCGTCTTCTACCTGATCATGGACATTGCCATCCATTGGGGCGTGCTTCGTTATTTGCGGACGGATGTGAAGGCTCGCGCCTGGGTGCCAGCGACGGCAATCGTTCTGGATATGCTGGCACTTGGTGGTTTTGTCTGGGTGAAGCTCAGCACAGACCCCTTTGTCATCGGTGTGGCCGTGGCAACGATGGCCGTGATCGCCATGGCCGAAAAGGTATTCCTGAAGAGATCCGCGCGCACCCGGGAACCCGAGCACGAGGGAACTCACGTGCATCATCACCAGTAA
- a CDS encoding DUF302 domain-containing protein, whose product MSYTINRLIKNVDFEDVDQRARQALGDHGFGVLTEIDVKATMKKKLDKDMSAYRILGACNPGMAWEAIGVEPRVGAMLPCNVILREVPDGVEVSAIDPVASMTAIDNDELKQVAGKVRDMLSEVVEAI is encoded by the coding sequence ATGTCATACACGATCAACCGTCTCATCAAGAATGTCGATTTTGAGGATGTGGACCAGAGAGCGCGGCAGGCCCTGGGGGACCATGGCTTCGGCGTGCTGACCGAGATCGATGTCAAAGCCACCATGAAGAAAAAGCTCGACAAGGACATGTCTGCCTACCGGATTCTGGGGGCCTGTAATCCCGGTATGGCCTGGGAAGCCATTGGTGTGGAACCCCGCGTCGGTGCCATGCTGCCGTGCAACGTCATCCTCAGGGAAGTTCCGGATGGCGTGGAGGTCAGTGCCATTGATCCCGTTGCGTCCATGACGGCCATTGATAATGACGAACTCAAACAGGTTGCGGGGAAAGTCCGTGACATGCTGTCTGAGGTTGTCGAGGCGATCTGA
- a CDS encoding heavy metal translocating P-type ATPase, whose protein sequence is MPEHQHAHHAHHGAEEATEHLAKDPVCGMSVDPHTAEHRSQHGGKTWYFCSQGCLSKFEEDPGRYLGDEHKQEEPVAPGTIYTCPMHPEIRQEGPGDCPICGMALEPEQVSLDEGPSEELRDMTRRFWIGLVLTLPVLVLEMGGHLTGLDHIVAPQLSNWIQLVLATPVVMWCGWPFFVRGWKSVVSRNLNMFTLIAIGTGVALIYSLVATLAPQVFPAAFRQGDGSVAVYFEAAAVIVVLVLLGQVLELRAREKTSGAIKALLDLAPATARKLDDAGGESDVSLDQVKVGDRLRVRPGDKVPLDGEVLEGSSNVDESMVTGEPLAVSKKSGDQVIGGSINQQGSFIMRADKVGRDTMLSQIVQMVASAQRSRAPIQGLADKVAGYFVPAVIVIAIIAFIAWSFFGPTPPMAFGLIAAVSVLIIACPCALGLATPMSIMVGVGRGAQSGVLIRDAEALERMEKVDTVVVDKTGTLTEGKPQVTKLVPAEGFSEEELMRFAGGLEKGSEHPLAHAILDKARAMDLTLPDAEGFDSPNGKGVTGKIDGQQVLIGNRLLMESEGVDTSDFESEADQLRRDGATVIFAAVDGKICGLLAIADPVKETTEAAITALQKDGIRVVMLTGDNRTSAEAVARKLHIDEVEAEVLPEDKGKIVQRLKDEGRIVVMAGDGVNDAPALATADVGVAMGTGTDVAIESAGITLLRGDLMGIVEARRLSLASMRNIRQNLFFAFVYNSAGVPIAAGVLYPFFGILLSPIFAAAAMSLSSVSVIVNALRLRVVRLGPDH, encoded by the coding sequence ATGCCTGAACACCAGCACGCTCACCATGCTCACCACGGAGCAGAGGAGGCCACAGAGCACCTCGCCAAAGACCCGGTTTGCGGGATGTCCGTGGACCCCCACACAGCTGAACATCGTAGTCAGCACGGGGGAAAAACCTGGTATTTCTGCTCCCAAGGCTGCCTTTCAAAGTTCGAAGAGGATCCCGGCCGTTATCTTGGTGACGAGCATAAACAGGAAGAACCCGTAGCACCGGGCACCATATACACCTGCCCCATGCACCCCGAAATCCGGCAGGAGGGTCCGGGTGATTGCCCCATCTGTGGGATGGCCCTGGAGCCGGAACAGGTGAGTCTCGATGAGGGGCCGTCGGAAGAGCTCCGGGACATGACCCGACGGTTCTGGATCGGCCTGGTACTGACCCTGCCGGTGCTGGTGCTTGAAATGGGCGGGCACCTGACCGGACTCGATCACATTGTCGCCCCTCAGCTATCCAACTGGATCCAGTTGGTACTGGCAACGCCGGTTGTTATGTGGTGTGGCTGGCCGTTCTTTGTCCGGGGCTGGAAGTCCGTGGTCAGTCGCAACCTGAACATGTTCACGTTGATTGCCATCGGCACCGGCGTGGCGTTGATCTATAGCCTGGTGGCGACCCTTGCACCTCAGGTTTTCCCGGCAGCCTTTCGGCAGGGCGATGGCTCGGTTGCCGTGTATTTCGAGGCCGCGGCGGTCATTGTGGTGCTGGTCTTACTGGGGCAGGTGCTGGAACTCCGTGCCCGGGAAAAAACCTCGGGTGCCATCAAGGCCTTGCTGGATCTGGCGCCGGCAACCGCCAGGAAACTGGACGATGCGGGCGGTGAGTCCGATGTGTCGCTGGATCAGGTCAAGGTTGGCGACCGCCTTCGGGTTCGGCCCGGTGACAAGGTGCCACTGGACGGCGAGGTGCTTGAGGGCAGCTCCAACGTGGACGAATCCATGGTGACCGGTGAGCCGTTGGCGGTCAGCAAGAAATCGGGCGATCAGGTGATCGGCGGCAGTATCAACCAGCAGGGCAGCTTTATCATGCGGGCCGACAAGGTCGGCCGGGACACCATGTTGTCACAGATTGTGCAGATGGTGGCGAGCGCCCAGCGCAGCCGCGCGCCCATTCAGGGCCTGGCCGACAAGGTGGCGGGCTATTTTGTGCCTGCGGTGATCGTGATCGCCATTATCGCCTTTATAGCCTGGTCATTCTTTGGGCCGACGCCGCCCATGGCATTCGGGCTGATTGCCGCTGTGAGCGTTTTGATCATCGCCTGCCCCTGTGCCCTGGGGCTGGCCACGCCCATGTCGATCATGGTCGGCGTCGGCCGGGGTGCCCAAAGTGGTGTGCTGATCCGCGATGCGGAAGCTCTGGAGCGCATGGAAAAGGTTGATACGGTTGTGGTGGACAAGACCGGCACGCTGACAGAAGGCAAACCTCAGGTCACAAAGCTGGTTCCTGCCGAGGGATTCAGCGAGGAAGAACTCATGCGGTTTGCCGGCGGCCTGGAAAAGGGCAGTGAGCACCCGCTAGCCCATGCCATTCTCGACAAAGCCAGGGCCATGGACCTGACGCTGCCCGACGCTGAGGGTTTCGATTCCCCTAACGGTAAAGGCGTGACCGGAAAGATCGATGGGCAGCAGGTGCTGATTGGCAACCGGCTGTTGATGGAATCCGAAGGCGTCGATACCTCGGATTTTGAGTCTGAAGCCGACCAGCTCCGCAGGGATGGGGCCACGGTGATTTTCGCAGCCGTTGACGGAAAGATTTGTGGGTTGCTTGCCATTGCCGATCCGGTGAAAGAAACCACCGAAGCGGCCATTACGGCATTACAGAAGGATGGCATCCGGGTTGTCATGCTGACCGGCGATAACCGCACATCGGCTGAGGCGGTTGCCCGCAAACTGCACATTGACGAAGTGGAGGCGGAAGTCCTGCCGGAGGACAAGGGCAAGATCGTTCAGCGCCTGAAAGACGAAGGCCGTATTGTGGTCATGGCCGGCGATGGCGTAAACGATGCACCTGCGCTGGCAACGGCCGACGTAGGTGTGGCCATGGGCACAGGTACGGATGTCGCCATCGAAAGCGCCGGTATTACACTGCTTCGGGGAGACCTGATGGGCATAGTGGAAGCTCGCCGGCTGTCTCTGGCGAGCATGCGCAACATCCGGCAGAACCTGTTCTTTGCCTTCGTGTACAACTCGGCAGGCGTTCCGATTGCAGCGGGCGTGCTCTACCCGTTTTTCGGCATCCTGCTGTCCCCGATCTTCGCAGCGGCGGCGATGTCGCTGTCTTCAGTCAGCGTGATTGTCAACGCACTGCGTTTGCGAGTGGTCAGGCTCGGACCGGACCACTGA
- a CDS encoding copper resistance protein B, whose amino-acid sequence MKTLTLSAFALALTLPSLPALGSDMPQDDTRRKDALTLWGVQFEELEYRYSDDDEELGVWNGDAFYGTDELKFRWLTKGEYAIEEQAYEKLENQLLLQTPVSDFFDAKAGVRFDTPEGPDRTYGVLGLTGLAPHWFEVDASLYVSDEGDTSAEFDAEYELLFTNHLILSAALDATVAFSEDREIGVGKGLVSTEAGLRLSYDLIDRSFSPYLGVVHERKYGDTADFAEAEGGGTEDWFAVIGARVSF is encoded by the coding sequence ATGAAGACTCTGACCCTGTCTGCATTTGCCCTGGCGTTGACCTTGCCATCGCTACCGGCGTTGGGCAGCGATATGCCGCAGGACGACACCCGCCGCAAGGACGCGCTGACCCTTTGGGGTGTTCAGTTTGAAGAACTTGAGTATCGCTACAGCGACGATGACGAGGAATTGGGAGTCTGGAATGGCGATGCCTTCTACGGCACCGACGAACTCAAGTTCCGCTGGCTGACCAAGGGCGAGTACGCCATCGAAGAGCAGGCCTACGAGAAGCTGGAAAACCAGTTGCTCCTGCAGACGCCGGTGTCCGACTTCTTTGACGCCAAGGCCGGTGTCCGCTTCGATACGCCCGAAGGCCCGGATCGTACCTATGGGGTGTTGGGACTGACCGGCCTGGCTCCGCACTGGTTCGAGGTGGATGCCAGCCTGTATGTCAGTGACGAAGGCGATACTTCGGCGGAGTTCGATGCCGAGTACGAGCTGTTATTCACAAATCACCTGATCCTGTCTGCTGCACTGGATGCCACTGTTGCCTTCAGTGAGGACCGGGAAATTGGTGTGGGCAAGGGGCTGGTTTCTACAGAGGCCGGGCTTCGATTGAGCTATGACTTGATTGACCGCTCCTTCTCGCCCTACCTGGGTGTGGTCCATGAGCGCAAATATGGCGACACCGCCGACTTTGCGGAAGCAGAGGGTGGAGGCACCGAGGACTGGTTCGCCGTTATCGGCGCCAGGGTCTCGTTCTGA
- a CDS encoding copper resistance system multicopper oxidase, whose amino-acid sequence MKKALMAGALGFLMPAMAAAGEYNITVDRVMIDTGDFVKEGIGYNGASPGPVLRFKEGETVTINVTNNLDEPTSIHWHGLILPFEQDGVPGISFDGIPAGETFTYEFPIVQSGTYWFHSHSGFQEPNGAYGAIVIEPEGREPFRYDREYVVQLTDKHPHDANRVMRNLKMMPDYYNRQQQTVGDFFADISKHGFMTTLQDRLAWGDMRMMKADVEDVQGFTGLINGKGPEQNWTGLFEPGERIRLRFINSSAMAYFDIRIPGLEMTVVQADGNNVQPVTVDEFRIGVAETYDVIVRPKTAEAYTIFAESMGRSGYARATLAPEKGMEGPVPGLREAPLLTMADMSGMHGMDHGDTTGADASAGMDHSDMNQGEMAPDGMKDDAVMAADASDSMTGMDHSGMDHGTMIMSEGGASDPFYAEGSGLVPVAANGGKFLSYADLRAQKPLYEEREPTREIELRLTGNMERYTWSINGVKYEDAEPLKLQYGERVRFKFVNETMMTHPMHLHGMWSILDVGAGEWNPVKHVISVQPGTTVYMETEVDAPGQWAFHCHLSYHAASGMFRKVVVEGGPDQGNTARAEVAKDGGDA is encoded by the coding sequence ATGAAAAAAGCCCTTATGGCTGGGGCCCTCGGGTTCCTTATGCCTGCGATGGCGGCTGCCGGTGAATACAACATCACCGTGGACCGCGTGATGATCGACACCGGGGATTTCGTGAAGGAGGGAATCGGCTACAACGGGGCCTCGCCCGGGCCCGTGCTCCGGTTCAAGGAAGGCGAAACCGTAACGATCAATGTCACCAACAATCTGGATGAGCCCACCTCCATTCACTGGCACGGACTGATCCTGCCGTTTGAACAGGACGGCGTGCCGGGCATCAGCTTCGACGGCATTCCGGCGGGTGAGACGTTCACCTACGAGTTCCCCATCGTGCAAAGCGGCACCTACTGGTTCCACAGCCATTCCGGCTTTCAGGAGCCCAACGGTGCCTATGGTGCGATCGTGATCGAGCCCGAGGGGCGCGAGCCGTTCCGGTATGACCGGGAGTACGTGGTCCAGCTCACCGACAAACACCCGCACGATGCCAACCGGGTCATGCGCAATCTGAAGATGATGCCGGATTACTACAACCGTCAGCAGCAGACCGTGGGGGATTTCTTTGCCGATATCTCGAAACACGGTTTCATGACCACCCTGCAGGACCGTCTGGCCTGGGGCGACATGCGTATGATGAAGGCCGATGTGGAAGACGTTCAGGGCTTTACCGGCCTGATCAATGGCAAGGGCCCCGAACAGAACTGGACCGGCCTGTTCGAGCCGGGCGAGCGTATCCGCCTGCGATTCATCAATTCGTCCGCCATGGCGTACTTCGATATCCGGATTCCGGGCCTGGAGATGACCGTGGTACAGGCCGACGGCAATAACGTACAGCCTGTCACCGTGGACGAGTTCCGCATCGGTGTGGCGGAAACCTACGATGTAATTGTCCGGCCGAAGACCGCCGAGGCTTACACCATCTTCGCTGAATCCATGGGCCGTTCAGGCTATGCCCGAGCCACACTGGCGCCCGAGAAAGGCATGGAAGGGCCCGTTCCCGGATTACGGGAGGCGCCTTTGCTGACCATGGCGGATATGAGTGGCATGCATGGTATGGACCATGGCGATACGACCGGCGCTGACGCCTCCGCTGGAATGGATCACAGCGACATGAACCAGGGCGAAATGGCTCCGGATGGTATGAAGGATGACGCTGTAATGGCCGCTGACGCCAGCGACTCGATGACGGGAATGGACCATTCCGGCATGGATCACGGCACCATGATCATGTCCGAGGGAGGTGCCAGCGATCCTTTCTATGCCGAGGGCAGTGGCCTGGTCCCGGTGGCGGCGAATGGCGGCAAGTTCCTCTCGTACGCCGATTTGCGGGCCCAGAAACCTCTGTATGAGGAACGCGAGCCCACCCGTGAAATCGAGCTTCGCCTGACCGGCAACATGGAGCGTTACACCTGGAGTATCAATGGCGTCAAATACGAAGACGCAGAGCCGCTGAAGCTCCAGTACGGAGAGCGGGTCCGGTTCAAGTTCGTCAACGAAACCATGATGACCCACCCCATGCATCTGCATGGCATGTGGTCGATCCTGGATGTCGGAGCCGGTGAGTGGAACCCGGTCAAGCACGTCATCAGTGTTCAACCGGGCACTACGGTCTACATGGAGACTGAAGTGGATGCACCAGGCCAGTGGGCTTTCCACTGCCATCTTTCTTACCACGCCGCGTCGGGAATGTTCCGCAAGGTTGTGGTCGAGGGTGGTCCGGATCAGGGCAACACCGCCCGCGCTGAAGTTGCAAAGGACGGAGGTGACGCATGA
- a CDS encoding cupredoxin domain-containing protein gives MTVSKLFIAAAAMSFTATTFAAGSHGGGHGSNIGEPGHAEDVSRTIQVEMHDNYYEPESVEVASGETVRFVVENKGRLVHEFNIGTPEMHEAHQDEMKMMVEHGVIQGGTLNRKMMEMDMGDGHSMKHDDPNSVLLEPGEKKEIVWTFSTRTNMEFACNIPGHYQSGMYGDVNFSSEADTQARAD, from the coding sequence ATGACTGTATCAAAGCTTTTCATTGCCGCGGCGGCGATGTCTTTCACAGCAACGACCTTCGCTGCCGGTAGCCATGGCGGCGGCCACGGCAGCAACATTGGTGAGCCCGGGCACGCAGAAGATGTCTCCCGCACCATCCAGGTCGAAATGCACGACAACTACTATGAGCCCGAGTCCGTGGAGGTCGCCAGTGGCGAAACCGTGCGTTTTGTGGTCGAGAACAAGGGGCGACTGGTGCACGAGTTCAATATCGGCACGCCCGAGATGCACGAAGCCCATCAGGATGAAATGAAGATGATGGTCGAGCACGGCGTTATCCAGGGTGGCACCCTCAACCGCAAGATGATGGAAATGGACATGGGTGACGGCCACTCCATGAAACACGATGATCCCAATAGTGTGTTGCTGGAACCGGGCGAGAAGAAGGAGATTGTCTGGACCTTCAGCACCAGGACCAACATGGAGTTTGCCTGCAATATTCCGGGGCACTACCAGTCCGGAATGTATGGCGATGTGAACTTTAGTTCCGAGGCCGACACCCAGGCACGCGCCGACTGA